The genomic window TGCCGTGGCTGAGCGATCGGATCGCGTTCTTTGCGGCGCCGCCGGCAAGGGGCAAGTCGGAGTGGATCCGGTGGGCCGAGTGGCTGGCGATGTTCGTGGTCGTGGGCTTGATCGCTGCCGGGCTGGAATATCGGACTCAGGGACAACTCCAGGTTCAGGGCTGGGAGTTCTGGGTCATCAACCTCGCGTTATTCGCGGTGCTGGCGCTGCCCGGGTTTATTTACTGCCACGACCTGCGACGCCGACTCCGGCGTCAGTATCGAAGACGCGAGTCTTGAAAAAATCCGGTAGGGCGTCTACCATTCTTTTTGTCGGTTGCGGGGTGGAGCAGTCCGGTAGCTCGTCGGGCTCATAACCCGAAGGTCGCAGGTTCAAATCCTGCCCCCGCTACCAATTAGGCATCTTCGAGAAGGCCGCTTGCGGCCTTTTTTTTTGCCGATGCCGTCAAGGCGGTAGTCGGTGTGAAAATGGGCCTCGGGCCCATTTTTTGTTCCGGGAAGGCCGGATACAACGAAACATGAAAGCGCCTGAACACGTCATAGAGCTTCTGGAGCCCGTTATCGAAGGGCTTGGCTACGAATGCGTCGGGGTGGAGTTCCACCCGAGCCGGGGCGAATCCGTCCTACGCGTATTCATCGACGGGCCGGACGGCGTCAATGTCGATGACTGCGCCCGCGTCAGTCACCAGGTCAGCGGTGTGCTCGACGTCGAAGACCCGATCCGGGGGGACTATGTCCTCGAGGTGTCCTCGCCAGGACTTGATCGCCCGGTCTTCAAGACCTCCGATTACGAGCGCTTCAGTGGCGAATCCGTCCGTATCCGGCTTCGTGAGCGGATTGATGGGCGGCGGAAAATCACCGGCCGACTTGCCGGACTGACGGATGAAGGGGTCATCGTCGAAACAGCGGACGGGCGCACTGCGGTGCCGCTGACGGCAATTGATGGCGCACATATTGAGCTGGAGCCGTGAGCGGCGGCGTATTCCAATCGGAGAACGGTAGACGATGAGCAAGGAAATTCTGCTGGTAGTCGATGCGATCGCCAACGAAAAGGGCGTCGAGCAGGAAGTGATCTTCCAGGCCATCGAGGCCGCCCTCGCTTCGGCAACGCAGAAGCGTCACAGCGAGGAGATCGCGGCCCGGGTCGCAGTCAACCGGCGGACAGGCGAGTATCAGACCTTCCGCTACTGGGAGGTCGTCGAGGATCCGGCGTCCGCCGAAGAGAACGCTGAGGCCGATACGGATACCGATAATGACAGCGAGCTCACGGCTGAACTCGAGCACCCGGATCACCAGATACCATTGTCCCGGGCGCGTGAGATTGATCCGGATATCGAAGTCGGCGGCGTGATCGAAGAGCCGATGGAATCGGTGGAGTTCGGGCGCATTGCGGCACAGACCGCCAAGCAGGTGATCGTCCAGCGCGTCCGCGACGCCGAACGGGCCAAGGTTGTCGAGGCCTATCGCGATCGTGTTGGCGAGCTGATTTCCGGCGTCGTCAAGCGGGTTGAGCGAGGCAACGTCTTCCTCGATCTGGGCAGCAATGCCGAGGCCTTCATCCCCCGCGAGGAAATGATCGCGCGCGAAGCGGTCCGGCCGGGCGACCGGCTGCGCGCCTGGCTGCGGGAGGTACGCGAGGAGGTCCGTGGGCCACAGCTGTTCGCGAGTCGCTCGGCGCCGGAGTTCCTGGTCGAGCTTTTCAAGCTCGAGGTTCCGGAGGTCGGCCAGGAATTGCTCGATATCCTTGGCGCGGCGCGGGATCCCGGGCTGCGGGCCAAGATTTCGGTCAACGCTCTCGACAGCCGGATTGATCCAGTCGGTGCCTGCGTCGGCATGCGGGGCTCGCGGGTACAGGCGGTATCCAATGAGCTGTCCGGCGAGCGCATTGATATCATTCTCTGGAATGAAAATCCGGCGCAGTTCGTGATCAACGCCATGGCGCCCGCGGAGGTGGAATCCATCGTTGTCGATGAAGATCGCCATAGCATGGACATCGCGGTGGGCGAGGATCAGCTCTCCCAGGCGATCGGTCGGGGTGGACAGAATGTCCGGCTGGCCAGTGAGCTGACCGGATGGGAGCTGAATGTGATGACCGCCTCCGAGGCTGAGGCGAAGAGTGAGTCCGAGGCCGCCGAACTGGTCGAGCGTTTCGCGACCGATCTCGACGTCGATGAGGAGCTGGCGGGCCTGTTGGTGGAGGAGGGCTTTTCGAGCCTCGAGGAAATCGCCTATGTGCCGGTCGCCGAGTTGCTCGAGGTCGAGGGTTTCGATGAGGAGCTGGTCAACGCATTGCGTCAACGGGCGCGGGACGTACTCGCGAGCCGCGAGGCGGAGGCAGCGGCCGCCGAGGCGCCCGCGGATGACCTGCTCGGACTGGAGGGCATGGATACAGCGCTCGCTGAGCAGCTGGCCGCCAACGGTATCCGTACCATGGAGGATCTCGCGGAACAGTCGGTCGATGATGTGATTGAGATTGAAGGCCTTGATGCAGAGCGTGCGGCGGCACTGATCATGAAGGCCCGCGAACCGTGGTTCGCTGACGCCGGCGAGGGTCAGGAGTAATTCCGGTTCAGCCGGGACGGAGGTTATGAATATGGCGCAGAGCACAGTCAGGGATTTTGCAGACAGGACGGGTGTGCCGCTGGATCGGTTGCTTATTCAGCTCCGTGAGGCAGGCATCCCCAACGACGACCCCGATACCGCCTTGTCTGACGCGGACAAGACCACCCTGCTTGAGCACATCCGCAAGACGCATGGCCGCCGGGATGACAGTGAGGAAGGCGGTCCCTCGCAGATCACCCTCAAGCGGCGCAGCCATAGTCAGCTCAAGATGCCCTCTGGTGGCGGCGAGCGCCGTGCGCCACGGGGTAGCCGCGGGGCGGGTGCCGGTCGGACCGTCAATGTCGAGGTCCGCAAGAAGCGCACTTACGTGAAGCGCAGCGTGGTAGAGGCCGAAGCCGCTGAACAGGATGCCCAGGTTCTCGAGCGCGCCCTGCAGAAAGATGTGAACGCGGCCGAGGAGGCGCGTCAGGCAGAGGCGCGGGTCAAGGCCGAGGCCGAGGCGAAGGCCGAGGCAGAACGCCAGGAGCGGGAAGCCGCGGAAGCAGCCGAAGCCGCCGCCCGTGAGACGGAGCGGACCGAACAGCCTGAGTCCGATACTGAGACGCCGGAAACGGCACCCGGTGAGGCCGCAGCAGAGGTTCAGACGCCGGCCGACCTGGAGGCGGATTCCCAGAAGTCCGAGTCCGAGGCGGCCCGCAATAAAGAAATCGAGGACGACAAGGAGCGTAAGCGCCTTGAGGCCGAGGCCAAGCGTGAGCGCGAAGCCGAGGAGCGTGCGGCTCGCAAGGCGTCCCGGGGTAAGGGTAAGGCGCGCAAGAAGGCCGAGGCCGGCGGCCGTCGATCCAAGCGAGGCGGCGGCGCGGCCGGCGCCGCGAGTTCCGCACTCCAGCAGGGCTTCGAGAAGCCGACCGCACCCGTCATACGCGACGTCCAGGTGCCGGAGACGATCACCGTTGGCGATCTCGCCCAGCGGATGAGCGTCAAGGCCGCCGATCTGATCAAGGAGATGATGAAGCAGGGCGTCATGGCCACCATCAATCAGGCCATTGATCAGGATACGGCAGTGCTGTTGGTCGAGGAGCTCGGCCATCGGCCGCATATCGTGCGGGAGAACGATCTCGAGGAGGCGGTCCTCAGCCAGACCACTGAGCCGGAGGGCACTGAAGAGCCGCGCTCGGCAGTGGTCACGATCATGGGGCACGTCGACCATGGCAAGACGACGCTGCTCGACTATATCCGCCGCGCCAAGGTTGCATCCGGCGAGGCGGGGGGGATCACCCAGCATATCGGCGCCTATCGGGTGCCGTCTGAGCGCGGCGATCTCACATTCCTGGATACACCCGGCCATGAGGCGTTCACGGCGATGCGTGCCCGGGGCGCCCAGGTGACCGATGTGGTCATTCTGGTGGTGGCGGCGGACGACGGTGTGATGCCGCAGACCGAGGAAGCAGTCAAGCACGCCCGCGCTGCTGGTGTGCCGCTGGTGGTGGCGGTCAACAAGATCGACCGTGAGGAGGCGGATCCCGACCGGGTCAAGAATGAGTTGGTCGCCCGCGAGGTCGTTCCCGAGGAGTGGGGCGGTGATACGCAGTTCATCCCCTGTTCGGCCCTGAATGGCCAGGGGGTCGAGGCACTGCTCGAGGCCGTCGCGCTGCAGGCTGAGCTACTCGAGCTCAAGGCGGTCCGTGACTGCCCTGCCTCTGGCGTGGTGGTGGAATCGAGTCTCGACCGCGGCCGGGGTCCGGTGGCGACGATCCTTGTCCAGAACGGCGTGCTGAGTCAGGGCGACACGATCATCTCCGGTACCGAATTCGGCCGGGTCCGTGCGCTGCTCGACGAGCGCGGCGAGCGGGTCACATCCGCCGGTCCGTCCACACCGGTAGTGGTGCTGGGGCTGTCCGGGCTACCCGAGGCAGGTGATGAGGTCCTCGCGGTCGAGGACGAGCGCAAGGCCCGCGAGCTGATTGAGCGTCGCCGGGAGAAGAGCCGCGACAAGCGGCTTCAGGCCCAGAAGGCCGCGCGCATGGATGAGCTGTTCAACCAGGCGCAGGATGACGTCGTGAAAACCGTCAACCTGGTCATCAAGGGTGATGTCCAGGGGTCGGTGGAGGCCCTGACCCAGTCGCTCGCCAATCTCTCCACCGATGAGGTGCGGATCGTGCCGGTGGCAACCGGCGTTGGTGCCATCAACGAGTCCGACGTCAACCTGGCGATGGCCTCTGAGGCCCTGCTGATCGGGTTTAATGTGCGGGCAGACGCCAAGGCGCGACGGCTTGCGCAGGAAAACGACGTCAAGCCGCATTACTACAGCATTATCTACGATGCGATCGACCAGCTTCGCAATGCGATCAGCGGCATGCTCGAGCCCGAGACACGCGAGCATATCATCGGCACCGCCGAAGTCCGCGAGGTGTACCGCTCCTCGCAGCTCGGCCAGATCGCTGGCTGTCTGGTCGTCGACGGTGTGGTCCGTCGACGGAATCCGATCCGCGTGCTGCGCAACAGTGTTGTCGTTTTCGAGGGAGAGCTGGAATCGCTGCGGCGCTTCAAGG from Spiribacter curvatus includes these protein-coding regions:
- the infB gene encoding translation initiation factor IF-2, whose product is MAQSTVRDFADRTGVPLDRLLIQLREAGIPNDDPDTALSDADKTTLLEHIRKTHGRRDDSEEGGPSQITLKRRSHSQLKMPSGGGERRAPRGSRGAGAGRTVNVEVRKKRTYVKRSVVEAEAAEQDAQVLERALQKDVNAAEEARQAEARVKAEAEAKAEAERQEREAAEAAEAAARETERTEQPESDTETPETAPGEAAAEVQTPADLEADSQKSESEAARNKEIEDDKERKRLEAEAKREREAEERAARKASRGKGKARKKAEAGGRRSKRGGGAAGAASSALQQGFEKPTAPVIRDVQVPETITVGDLAQRMSVKAADLIKEMMKQGVMATINQAIDQDTAVLLVEELGHRPHIVRENDLEEAVLSQTTEPEGTEEPRSAVVTIMGHVDHGKTTLLDYIRRAKVASGEAGGITQHIGAYRVPSERGDLTFLDTPGHEAFTAMRARGAQVTDVVILVVAADDGVMPQTEEAVKHARAAGVPLVVAVNKIDREEADPDRVKNELVAREVVPEEWGGDTQFIPCSALNGQGVEALLEAVALQAELLELKAVRDCPASGVVVESSLDRGRGPVATILVQNGVLSQGDTIISGTEFGRVRALLDERGERVTSAGPSTPVVVLGLSGLPEAGDEVLAVEDERKARELIERRREKSRDKRLQAQKAARMDELFNQAQDDVVKTVNLVIKGDVQGSVEALTQSLANLSTDEVRIVPVATGVGAINESDVNLAMASEALLIGFNVRADAKARRLAQENDVKPHYYSIIYDAIDQLRNAISGMLEPETREHIIGTAEVREVYRSSQLGQIAGCLVVDGVVRRRNPIRVLRNSVVVFEGELESLRRFKDDVKEVQSGTECGIGVRHYNDVRVGDQIECYERVTIERTL
- the rimP gene encoding ribosome maturation factor RimP produces the protein MKAPEHVIELLEPVIEGLGYECVGVEFHPSRGESVLRVFIDGPDGVNVDDCARVSHQVSGVLDVEDPIRGDYVLEVSSPGLDRPVFKTSDYERFSGESVRIRLRERIDGRRKITGRLAGLTDEGVIVETADGRTAVPLTAIDGAHIELEP
- the nusA gene encoding transcription termination factor NusA, producing the protein MSKEILLVVDAIANEKGVEQEVIFQAIEAALASATQKRHSEEIAARVAVNRRTGEYQTFRYWEVVEDPASAEENAEADTDTDNDSELTAELEHPDHQIPLSRAREIDPDIEVGGVIEEPMESVEFGRIAAQTAKQVIVQRVRDAERAKVVEAYRDRVGELISGVVKRVERGNVFLDLGSNAEAFIPREEMIAREAVRPGDRLRAWLREVREEVRGPQLFASRSAPEFLVELFKLEVPEVGQELLDILGAARDPGLRAKISVNALDSRIDPVGACVGMRGSRVQAVSNELSGERIDIILWNENPAQFVINAMAPAEVESIVVDEDRHSMDIAVGEDQLSQAIGRGGQNVRLASELTGWELNVMTASEAEAKSESEAAELVERFATDLDVDEELAGLLVEEGFSSLEEIAYVPVAELLEVEGFDEELVNALRQRARDVLASREAEAAAAEAPADDLLGLEGMDTALAEQLAANGIRTMEDLAEQSVDDVIEIEGLDAERAAALIMKAREPWFADAGEGQE